In the genome of Rhizobium etli 8C-3, one region contains:
- a CDS encoding S41 family peptidase — translation MIRRASLVLVGALMGATAMSVIYAAGVPAEAAGASTYKELSVFGDVFERVRAQYVTPPAEDKLIENAINGMLSSLDPHSSYMNAKDAEDMSTQTKGEFGGLGIEVTMEDELVKVITPIDDTPAAKAGVLAGDFISEIDGQSVRGLKLEEAVEKMRGAVNTPIKLTLIRKGADKPIELTIVRDIVAVQAVKSRVEDDVGYLRVISFTEKTYPDLEKAIAKIKAAVPADKLKGYVLDLRLNPGGLLDQAIKVSDALLQRGEVVSTRGRNPDETRRFNAGPGDLTDGKPVIVLVNGGSASASEIVAGALQDLRRATVLGTRSFGKGSVQTIIPLGENGALRLTTALYYTPSGRSIQGTGITPDIKVEEPLPDDLKDKMATEGESSLRGHIKGQSETDEGSGSVAYVPPDPKDDVQLNYAFDLLRGKKTDPAFPPNPDKAVSAK, via the coding sequence ATGATTCGTAGGGCTTCTCTTGTTCTGGTCGGCGCATTGATGGGTGCGACCGCCATGAGCGTCATTTATGCGGCGGGAGTGCCGGCCGAAGCGGCCGGGGCATCTACCTACAAGGAACTCTCCGTGTTCGGGGACGTCTTCGAGCGCGTCCGCGCCCAGTACGTCACGCCGCCGGCAGAAGACAAACTGATCGAAAATGCCATCAACGGCATGCTTTCATCCCTCGATCCGCATTCGAGCTATATGAACGCCAAGGATGCCGAGGATATGAGCACCCAGACGAAGGGTGAATTCGGTGGTCTCGGCATTGAAGTCACGATGGAAGACGAACTCGTCAAGGTGATCACGCCGATTGACGATACGCCGGCGGCCAAGGCAGGCGTTCTTGCCGGCGATTTTATTTCCGAGATCGACGGCCAGTCGGTCCGCGGACTGAAGCTCGAAGAAGCTGTCGAAAAGATGCGCGGCGCCGTCAACACTCCGATCAAGCTCACACTCATCCGCAAGGGCGCCGATAAGCCGATCGAGTTGACGATCGTTCGCGACATCGTCGCGGTACAGGCCGTCAAGTCCCGCGTCGAGGATGATGTCGGCTATCTCCGGGTCATCTCCTTCACCGAAAAGACCTACCCGGATCTCGAAAAGGCGATCGCCAAGATCAAGGCGGCGGTTCCGGCCGACAAGCTCAAGGGTTACGTGCTCGACCTGCGCCTCAATCCCGGCGGCCTGCTCGATCAGGCGATCAAGGTTTCTGACGCTCTGCTGCAGCGCGGCGAGGTGGTCTCGACCCGTGGCCGCAATCCCGACGAAACCCGTCGCTTCAATGCCGGCCCGGGCGATCTCACGGATGGCAAGCCGGTGATCGTGCTCGTCAACGGCGGCTCGGCTTCCGCTTCGGAAATCGTGGCCGGCGCCCTGCAGGATCTACGCCGCGCGACCGTTCTCGGCACGAGGTCCTTTGGCAAGGGTTCCGTCCAGACGATCATTCCGCTTGGCGAAAACGGCGCACTGCGGTTGACGACCGCGCTCTACTACACGCCGTCGGGCCGCTCGATTCAAGGCACCGGCATCACGCCGGACATCAAGGTCGAAGAGCCTCTGCCGGACGATCTGAAGGACAAGATGGCAACCGAAGGCGAATCCAGCCTGCGCGGCCATATCAAGGGTCAGAGCGAGACCGATGAAGGCTCAGGTTCCGTCGCCTATGTCCCCCCGGATCCGAAGGACGACGTTCAGTTGAACTATGCGTTCGACTTGCTTCGCGGCAAGAAGACCGACCCGGCCTTCCCCCCGAATCCGGACAAGGCGGTTTCCGCGAAGTGA